A genome region from Populus alba chromosome 3, ASM523922v2, whole genome shotgun sequence includes the following:
- the LOC118062820 gene encoding probable glycosyltransferase At3g07620 → MIGNREIFGVVLMRELLRRCAWKKVDWRKLLFLGVVMTIVGVLVPTYAFPHTVNMWFLSPPLAVSSYVSLNGSMQLREALTQERVQQFPPVSAASVLSPNTTVPSINKRAKIPRTRNSVLKRRKKKSKENDESKVVPPPPRSPIPPRMQRFIWSLSPNDALIYAKREIEHAPVVIDDPYLSAPIFRNISVFKRSYELMETILKVFIYPDGDKPIFHQPHLYGIYASEGWFMKFMEASREFVSRDPEKAHLFYLPYSARQLEVAVYVPNSHNLRPLSIFMRDYANMIAAKYPYWNRTHGRDHFLVACHDWGPYALTMHEELTKNTMKALCNADVSEGIFTAGQDVSLPETTIRSPKRPLRNVGGGIRVSQRPILAFFAGNMHGRVRPTLLKYWHNKDDDMKIYGPLPIGISRKMTYVQHMKSSKYCICPMGYEVNSPRIVEAIYYECVPVIIADNFVLPFNEVLDWSAFSVIVAEKDIPKLKEILLAIPLRRYLTMLANLKTVQKHFLWNPRPLRYDLFHMILHSIWFSRLNHVQIPQS, encoded by the exons ATGATTGGGAACAGAGAAATTTTTGGAGTTGTTCTGATGAGAGAATTATTACGGCGTTGCGCTTGGAAAAAAGTTGATTGGAGAAAACTGCTGTTCCTTGGTGTGGTCATGACAATAGTTGGAGTTTTGGTTCCCACATATGCATTTCCTCATACAGTGAATATGTGGTTCCTTTCTCCACCTCTAGCTGTTTCATCGTACGTATCCTTGAATGGTAGTATGCAGTTAAGAGAGGCTCTTACTCAAGAAAGGGTTCAACAATTTCCTCCTGTTTCTGCTGCTTCAGTTCTTTCTCCGAATACCACAGTACCATCTATAAATAAAAGAGCCAAAATCCCTCGGACGAGAAACTCTGTattaaaaaggagaaagaagaagagcaaGGAAAATGATGAGTCAAAGGttgttcctcctcctcctcgtaGTCCTATACCTCCTCGTATGCAG AGATTCATTTGGTCCTTGTCACCGAATGATGCACTTATATATGCCAAAAGGGAGATTGAGCATGCCCCAGTGGTTATTGATGATCCTTATCTGAGTGCCCCTATATTCCGCAACATTTCTGTTTTCAAGAG GAGCTACGAGTTGATGGAAACGATACTAAAAGTTTTCATCTACCCGGATGGAGATAAGCCCATCTTTCATCAACCGCATCTCTATGGAATCTATGCTTCTGAAGGATGGTTTATGAAATTTATGGAGGCAAGCAGGGAGTTTGTCTCGAGAGATCCAGAAAAGGCTCATCTATTTTATCTTCCATACAGTGCACGCCAGCTGGAGGTAGCGGTTTATGTGCCTAATTCACATAATTTGAGACCGTTGTCAATCTTTATGCGAGACTATGCAAACATGATTGCTGCAAAGTATCCATATTGGAACCGCACACATGGAAGGGACCATTTTCTTGTTGCATGCCATGACTGG GGACCTTACGCATTGACTATGCACGAGGAACTGACCAAAAACACTATGAAGGCTTTATGCAATGCAGATGTGTCTGAAGGTATTTTTACTGCTGGCCAGGACGTATCCCTGCCTGAAACTACCATAAGGAGTCCCAAGAGACCACTTAGAAATGTCGGTGGTGGTATAAGAGTATCACAGCGTCCAATCCTTGCCTTCTTCGCTGGAAATATGCATGGAAGGGTCCGACCGACACTCCTGAAGTACTGGCATAACAAAGATGATGACATGAAAATATATGGGCCGCTACCCATTGGTATATCTCGAAAGATGACTTATGTTCAGCATATGAAATCTAGCAAGTACTGTATATGTCCAATGGGCTACGAAGTTAACAGCCCTCGGATCGTCGAGGCCATTTATTACGAGTGTGTTCCAGTCATCATTGCAGATAATTTTGTTCTTCCTTTCAATGAGGTTTTGGATTGGAGTGCCTTCTCTGTTATTGTAGCAGAGAAGGATATCCCGAAGCTGAAGGAGATTCTTTTGGCTATCCCACTGAGAAGATATCTTACAATGCTAGCTAATCTGAAGACGGTGCAAAAGCATTTTCTTTGGAACCCAAGACCACTCAGGTACGATTTGTTCCACATGATTCTGCATTCCATTTGGTTTAGCAGGTTGAACCATGTTCAAATCCCACAATCGTAG
- the LOC118062814 gene encoding E3 ubiquitin ligase PARAQUAT TOLERANCE 3 isoform X1 produces the protein MAVYYKFKSARDYDSIPMDGPFISVGTLKEKIFESKHLGRGTDFDLVVTNAQTNEEYLDEAMLIPKNTSVLIRRVPGRPRLPIVTEQEPKLETKVEDTLPEKSSFMGADSSSMRYTEDNEWDEFGNDLYSIPDVLPVQSSNPPPDVAPTNKADEDDRIKALIDTPALDWQRQGADGFGAGRGFGRGVAGRMGGRGFGRLGLERKTPPQGYVCHRCKIPGHFIQHCPTNGDPNYDIKRVKPPTGIPKSMLMATPDGSYALPSGAVAVLKPNEAAFEREIEGLPSTRPVGDLPPELHCPLCKEVMKNAVLTSKCCFTSFCDKCIRDYIISKSKCVCGVSNVLADDLLPNKTLRDTINRILESGNSSAENVGSAFQVQDMESARCPPPKIPSPTQSAASKGEHKPSPVNEESPILNKEIAEEEKPLIASQQVPEKVRTAKAVDVSEATHESISVKEPASQGSAPLAEEEVQQKLAPGEAGKKKKKKKVRMPPNDLWKASQDLAAESFMMPMGPSAFNPYWSGMQTGMEGYMAPYPGPMPFMGYGLSPLDIPFGGVMPPDPFGAQSYMMPAVPPQRDLAEFGMNMNLRPPLMSREEFEARKADVRRRRENERRAEREFSRDWDPGREVSGGGVVSSMKSKSIPQSSASGDPHHHRRRSDRLSPERSAREIDPLPPRPSKRKADRHEHGDRDANDFDYHERDRSDRDHRHHHRHRSESSSKAVSETTTKPPSTTVTDRKQKVSVFSRISFPAEGEPTSKKRKVSSSSEAAPATTGGGGPLSSTHHKSSSPVKNGYYDDYKSSSVKTRKSSSSVAATATMDYESSDDDRHFKRKPSRYEPSPPPPAEWEEDVKHSRRDKDRKHR, from the exons atggctgtGTATTACAAATTTAAGAGTGCTAGAGATTATGATTCAATCCCAATGGACGGTCCGTTTATATCCGTTGGtactttgaaagaaaaaatatttgaatcaaAGCATTTGGGAAGGGGTACAGACTTCGACCTTGTTGTCACTAATGCCCAAACCAATGAAG AGTATCTTGATGAAGCAATGTTAATTCCCAAAAATACCTCTGTATTAATACGCCGGGTTCCGGGGAGGCCTCGTCTGCCCATTGTTACAGAGCAAGA GCCAAAGTTGGAAACTAAGGTGGAGGACACCCTTCCAGAGAAGAGTAGTTTTATGGGTGCTGATTCATCTTCCATGAGATAT ACTGAAGACAATGAATGGGATGAATTTGGAAACGATTTGTATTCCATTCCTGATGTACTGCCTGTTCAATCTAGTAATCCACCTCCTGATGTGGCCCCTACAAACAAGGCTGATGAGGATGACAGAATTAAGGCATTGATTGATACCCCAGCACTGGACTGGCAGCG TCAGGGTGCTGATGGCTTTGGTGCTGGTAGAGGTTTTGGTAGGGGTGTGGCTGGAAGAATGGGTGGGCGTGGTTTTG gTCGATTAGGCTTGGAGCGGAAAACACCTCCACAAGGCTATGTATGCCACAGATGCAAGATTCCTG GGCATTTTATTCAACACTGCCCTACAAATGGTGACCCTAATTACGATATTAAAAGAGTAAAGCCACCTACTGGTATTCCAAAGTCAATGCTGATGGCTACCCCAGATGGCTCATATGCTTTACCTAGTGGTGCAGTTGCTGTTTTGAAGCCAAATGA GGCTGCTTTTGAGAGAGAAATTGAAGGCCTACCTTCCACACGGCCTGTTGGTGATCTTCCACCTGAACTTCACTGCCCACTGTGCAAGGAAGTTATGAAAAATGCAGTCTTAACAAGCAAATGTTGTTTCACGAGCTTCTGTGACAagt GTATAAGAGATTACATTATCTCAAAATCAAAGTGTGTATGTGGGGTATCAAATGTCCTTGCAGATGATCTTCTTCCTAACAAGACTCTCAGGGATACAATCAATCGTATTTTGGAGTCTGGTAACAGTAGTGCTGAAAATGTAGGAAGCGCCTTTCAAGTTCAAG ATATGGAGTCTGCACGCTGTCCACCTCCAAAGATTCCATCACCCACACAGTCTGCTGCATCTAAGGGCGAACACAAGCCGTCTCCTGTTAATGAAGAATCTCCAATTTTAAACAAGGAAATAGCCGAGGAGGAGAAGCCTCTTATTGCTTCTCAGCAAGTCCCTGAGAAAGTGAGGACTGCTAAAGCTGTGGATGTATCTGAGGCGACGCATGAGTCAATAAGTGTGAAGGAGCCAGCATCACAAGGAAGTGCTCCACTGGCTGAGGAAGAAGTGCAGCAGAAGCTGGCTCCTGGTGAGGCGG ggaagaaaaagaagaagaagaaagttcgCATGCCTCCGAATG ATTTGTGGAAAGCTTCTCAGGATCTTGCAGCTGAGAGCTTTATGATGCCTATGGGTCCCTCTGCCTTTAATCCATATTGGAGTGGCATGCAGACTGGAATGGAAGGATACATGGCTCCTTATCCAGGTCCAATGCCCTTTATGGGTTATGGATTAAGCCCTTTGGATATTCCATTTGGGGGAGTTATGCCTCCAGATCCTTTTGGTGCCCAGAGTTATATGATGCCTGCTGTTCCACCGCAGAG GGATCTTGCTGAATTTGGAATGAACATGAATCTCAGACCTCCTCTAATGAGCAGGGAGGAATTTGAGGCCCGCAAAGCTGATGTCAGGAGGCGTCGTGAAAATGAGAGGCGAGCTGAAAG GGAGTTTTCCAGAGATTGGGATCCGGGCAGGGAAGTGAGCGGCGGCGGTGTTGTTTCTTCAATGAAATCT AAGTCAATACCACAATCCAGTGCCAGCGGCGATCCCCATCATCATCGTCGAAGGTCTGACAGATTATCACCGGAACGTTCAGCCCGTGAGATTGACCCATTACCACCACGCCCTTCTAAAAGAAAGGCTGACCGCCATGAACACGGTGATAGAGATGCCAATGATTTTGATTACCATGAACGTGACCGTAGTGACCGTGATCATCgccaccaccaccgccaccgTTCAGAATCCTCATCCAAAGCTGTATCTGAGACTACCACTAAACCCCCTTCTACAACAGTAACAGACCGAAAGCAAAAAGTTAGCGTGTTCTCTCGCATTAGCTTTCCTGCAGAAGGAGAACCCACCAGTAAGAAGCGCAAGGTATCATCCTCTAGTGAAGCAGCACCAgcaaccactggtggtggcggCCCTTTGTCTTCTACACATCACAAGTCATCGTCACCAGTTAAAAATGGCTATTATGATGACTACAAGTCATCTTCTGTGAAGACCAGAAAGAGCAGTAGCAGTGTTGCTGCCACGGCCACCATGGACTACGAGTCCAGTGATGATGACAGGCACTTCAAGAGGAAACCCTCTAGGTATGAGCCATCACCTCCTCCTCCAGCAGAGTGGGAGGAGGATGTTAAGCATTCAAGAAGAGATAAGGACCGGAAGCATAGATAA
- the LOC118062815 gene encoding large ribosomal subunit protein eL15, with protein MGAYKYVSELWRKKQSDVMRFLQRVRCWEYRQHPSIVRVTHPTRPDKARRLGYKAKQGYVVYRVRVRRGGRKRPVPKGIVYGKPTNQGVTQLKFQRSKRSVAEERAGRKLGGLRVLNSYWINEDSTYKYFEVILVDVAHNAIRNDPRINWLCNPVHKHRELRGLTSAGKKYRGLRGRGHLHHKARPSRRANWKRNNTLSLRRYR; from the exons ATgg GGGCTTACAAGTACGTTTCTGAGCTATGGAGGAAGAAACAATCAGATGTGATGAGGTTCTTGCAAAGGGTTAGGTGTTGGGAGTACCGCCAGCATCCTTCAATTGTTCGTGTCACGCACCCCACACGCCCTGACAAGGCTCGCCGCTTGGGCTATAAGGCCAAGCAG gGATATGTTGTTTATCGTGTACGTGTGAGGCGAGGTGGTAGGAAGAGGCCTGTTCCCAAGGGTATCGTATATGGTAAGCCCACAAACCAGGGTGTTACTCAACTCAAGTTTCAACGTAGCAAGAGGTCTGTGGCAGAGGAGCGTGCTGGCCGGAAATTGGGGGGCCTCAGGGTTCTCAATTCGTACTGGATTAATGAG GATTCTACTTATAAGTACTTTGAGGTAATCTTGGTTGATGTTGCCCACAATGCAATCCGGAATGACCCAAGAATCAACTGGCTCTGCAACCCTGTGCACAAGCATAGGGAGCTCCGTGGCCTTACCTCCGCCGGGAAGAAATACAGGGGTCTACGTGGCAGGGGACACTTGCACCACAAAGCTCGACCTTCTCGGCGGGCAAACTGGAAGAGAAACAACACCCTCTCCCTTCGTCGATACCGCTGA
- the LOC118062862 gene encoding uncharacterized protein isoform X2, translating into MCFMSGSIEMENVLIPENEVGVWQWFFGKAVTSVIFRNPGPGDGFVGIATPSLARILPIDLAKFGGEILCLPDAFLCSINDVKVSNALDHRARNVMPNIEGFLRQKLTGQGLAFILAGGSVAQKVLEVGEVLAVDVSCIAALNTTVNVQIKYNGPVRRAVFGGDNLVTATLTGPGIVFIQSLPFQLFSQRIARAVTSPNMRENPKFFVQIAIFFFLAYVVIVSSLILTDV; encoded by the exons ATGTGCTTCATGTCTGGGTCCATTGAAATGGAGAATGTTTTAATCCCTGAAAATGAAGTGGGTGTCTGGCAGTGGTTTTTTGGCAAGGCTGTTACTAGTGTAATCTTCCGTAATCCTGGTCCAGGTGATGGATTTGTTGGAATTGCTACACCTTCTCTTGCAAGAATCCTCCCG ATTGACTTGGCGAAGTTTGGAGGAGAGATTTTATGCCTG CCAGATGCATTCCTTTGCTCCATCAATGATGTGAAGGTCAGCAATGCATTAGATCACAGGGCACGTAATGTCATGCCTAATATAGAG GGGTTTTTGAGGCAGAAGCTAACTGGACAGGGACTTGCATTTATTCTTGCTGGAGGATCTG TTGCACAGAAAGTTCTTGAGGTGGGTGAGGTATTAGCTGTTGACGTGTCTTGCATTGCTGCCCTTAATACCACAGTCAATGTCCAAATCAAATACAATGGGCCAGTGAGACGAGCAGTCTTTGGG GGCGACAATTTAGTAACAGCCACTCTAACAGGACCAGGCATCGTCTTTATCCAAAGTTTGCCCTTTCAACTGTTTTCTCAGCGCATTGCTAG GGCAGTGACATCCCCAAACATGAGAGAGAATCCGAAGTTCTTTGTGCAGATTgcgattttctttttcctggcATATGTTGTGATTGTATCTTCATTAATCTTGACCGATGTATga
- the LOC118062862 gene encoding uncharacterized protein isoform X1: MAAPFFSTPFQPYVYQSHHGAVIPFQILGGEAQMVQIMLKPQEKIIAKPGSMCFMSGSIEMENVLIPENEVGVWQWFFGKAVTSVIFRNPGPGDGFVGIATPSLARILPIDLAKFGGEILCLPDAFLCSINDVKVSNALDHRARNVMPNIEGFLRQKLTGQGLAFILAGGSVAQKVLEVGEVLAVDVSCIAALNTTVNVQIKYNGPVRRAVFGGDNLVTATLTGPGIVFIQSLPFQLFSQRIARAVTSPNMRENPKFFVQIAIFFFLAYVVIVSSLILTDV, encoded by the exons ATGGCTGCACCTTTCTTCTCTACTCCGTTTCAACCTTACGTTTATCAG AGTCATCATGGTGCTGTGATACCTTTCCAGATTCTGGGGGGTGAAGCTCAGATGGTTCAG ATAATGTTGAAAccacaagaaaaaattattgcaaaacCAG GTTCTATGTGCTTCATGTCTGGGTCCATTGAAATGGAGAATGTTTTAATCCCTGAAAATGAAGTGGGTGTCTGGCAGTGGTTTTTTGGCAAGGCTGTTACTAGTGTAATCTTCCGTAATCCTGGTCCAGGTGATGGATTTGTTGGAATTGCTACACCTTCTCTTGCAAGAATCCTCCCG ATTGACTTGGCGAAGTTTGGAGGAGAGATTTTATGCCTG CCAGATGCATTCCTTTGCTCCATCAATGATGTGAAGGTCAGCAATGCATTAGATCACAGGGCACGTAATGTCATGCCTAATATAGAG GGGTTTTTGAGGCAGAAGCTAACTGGACAGGGACTTGCATTTATTCTTGCTGGAGGATCTG TTGCACAGAAAGTTCTTGAGGTGGGTGAGGTATTAGCTGTTGACGTGTCTTGCATTGCTGCCCTTAATACCACAGTCAATGTCCAAATCAAATACAATGGGCCAGTGAGACGAGCAGTCTTTGGG GGCGACAATTTAGTAACAGCCACTCTAACAGGACCAGGCATCGTCTTTATCCAAAGTTTGCCCTTTCAACTGTTTTCTCAGCGCATTGCTAG GGCAGTGACATCCCCAAACATGAGAGAGAATCCGAAGTTCTTTGTGCAGATTgcgattttctttttcctggcATATGTTGTGATTGTATCTTCATTAATCTTGACCGATGTATga
- the LOC118062814 gene encoding E3 ubiquitin ligase PARAQUAT TOLERANCE 3 isoform X2 gives MAVYYKFKSARDYDSIPMDGPFISVGTLKEKIFESKHLGRGTDFDLVVTNAQTNEEYLDEAMLIPKNTSVLIRRVPGRPRLPIVTEQEPKLETKVEDTLPEKSSFMGADSSSMRYTEDNEWDEFGNDLYSIPDVLPVQSSNPPPDVAPTNKADEDDRIKALIDTPALDWQRQGADGFGAGRGFGRGVAGRMGGRGFGLERKTPPQGYVCHRCKIPGHFIQHCPTNGDPNYDIKRVKPPTGIPKSMLMATPDGSYALPSGAVAVLKPNEAAFEREIEGLPSTRPVGDLPPELHCPLCKEVMKNAVLTSKCCFTSFCDKCIRDYIISKSKCVCGVSNVLADDLLPNKTLRDTINRILESGNSSAENVGSAFQVQDMESARCPPPKIPSPTQSAASKGEHKPSPVNEESPILNKEIAEEEKPLIASQQVPEKVRTAKAVDVSEATHESISVKEPASQGSAPLAEEEVQQKLAPGEAGKKKKKKKVRMPPNDLWKASQDLAAESFMMPMGPSAFNPYWSGMQTGMEGYMAPYPGPMPFMGYGLSPLDIPFGGVMPPDPFGAQSYMMPAVPPQRDLAEFGMNMNLRPPLMSREEFEARKADVRRRRENERRAEREFSRDWDPGREVSGGGVVSSMKSKSIPQSSASGDPHHHRRRSDRLSPERSAREIDPLPPRPSKRKADRHEHGDRDANDFDYHERDRSDRDHRHHHRHRSESSSKAVSETTTKPPSTTVTDRKQKVSVFSRISFPAEGEPTSKKRKVSSSSEAAPATTGGGGPLSSTHHKSSSPVKNGYYDDYKSSSVKTRKSSSSVAATATMDYESSDDDRHFKRKPSRYEPSPPPPAEWEEDVKHSRRDKDRKHR, from the exons atggctgtGTATTACAAATTTAAGAGTGCTAGAGATTATGATTCAATCCCAATGGACGGTCCGTTTATATCCGTTGGtactttgaaagaaaaaatatttgaatcaaAGCATTTGGGAAGGGGTACAGACTTCGACCTTGTTGTCACTAATGCCCAAACCAATGAAG AGTATCTTGATGAAGCAATGTTAATTCCCAAAAATACCTCTGTATTAATACGCCGGGTTCCGGGGAGGCCTCGTCTGCCCATTGTTACAGAGCAAGA GCCAAAGTTGGAAACTAAGGTGGAGGACACCCTTCCAGAGAAGAGTAGTTTTATGGGTGCTGATTCATCTTCCATGAGATAT ACTGAAGACAATGAATGGGATGAATTTGGAAACGATTTGTATTCCATTCCTGATGTACTGCCTGTTCAATCTAGTAATCCACCTCCTGATGTGGCCCCTACAAACAAGGCTGATGAGGATGACAGAATTAAGGCATTGATTGATACCCCAGCACTGGACTGGCAGCG TCAGGGTGCTGATGGCTTTGGTGCTGGTAGAGGTTTTGGTAGGGGTGTGGCTGGAAGAATGGGTGGGCGTGGTTTTG GCTTGGAGCGGAAAACACCTCCACAAGGCTATGTATGCCACAGATGCAAGATTCCTG GGCATTTTATTCAACACTGCCCTACAAATGGTGACCCTAATTACGATATTAAAAGAGTAAAGCCACCTACTGGTATTCCAAAGTCAATGCTGATGGCTACCCCAGATGGCTCATATGCTTTACCTAGTGGTGCAGTTGCTGTTTTGAAGCCAAATGA GGCTGCTTTTGAGAGAGAAATTGAAGGCCTACCTTCCACACGGCCTGTTGGTGATCTTCCACCTGAACTTCACTGCCCACTGTGCAAGGAAGTTATGAAAAATGCAGTCTTAACAAGCAAATGTTGTTTCACGAGCTTCTGTGACAagt GTATAAGAGATTACATTATCTCAAAATCAAAGTGTGTATGTGGGGTATCAAATGTCCTTGCAGATGATCTTCTTCCTAACAAGACTCTCAGGGATACAATCAATCGTATTTTGGAGTCTGGTAACAGTAGTGCTGAAAATGTAGGAAGCGCCTTTCAAGTTCAAG ATATGGAGTCTGCACGCTGTCCACCTCCAAAGATTCCATCACCCACACAGTCTGCTGCATCTAAGGGCGAACACAAGCCGTCTCCTGTTAATGAAGAATCTCCAATTTTAAACAAGGAAATAGCCGAGGAGGAGAAGCCTCTTATTGCTTCTCAGCAAGTCCCTGAGAAAGTGAGGACTGCTAAAGCTGTGGATGTATCTGAGGCGACGCATGAGTCAATAAGTGTGAAGGAGCCAGCATCACAAGGAAGTGCTCCACTGGCTGAGGAAGAAGTGCAGCAGAAGCTGGCTCCTGGTGAGGCGG ggaagaaaaagaagaagaagaaagttcgCATGCCTCCGAATG ATTTGTGGAAAGCTTCTCAGGATCTTGCAGCTGAGAGCTTTATGATGCCTATGGGTCCCTCTGCCTTTAATCCATATTGGAGTGGCATGCAGACTGGAATGGAAGGATACATGGCTCCTTATCCAGGTCCAATGCCCTTTATGGGTTATGGATTAAGCCCTTTGGATATTCCATTTGGGGGAGTTATGCCTCCAGATCCTTTTGGTGCCCAGAGTTATATGATGCCTGCTGTTCCACCGCAGAG GGATCTTGCTGAATTTGGAATGAACATGAATCTCAGACCTCCTCTAATGAGCAGGGAGGAATTTGAGGCCCGCAAAGCTGATGTCAGGAGGCGTCGTGAAAATGAGAGGCGAGCTGAAAG GGAGTTTTCCAGAGATTGGGATCCGGGCAGGGAAGTGAGCGGCGGCGGTGTTGTTTCTTCAATGAAATCT AAGTCAATACCACAATCCAGTGCCAGCGGCGATCCCCATCATCATCGTCGAAGGTCTGACAGATTATCACCGGAACGTTCAGCCCGTGAGATTGACCCATTACCACCACGCCCTTCTAAAAGAAAGGCTGACCGCCATGAACACGGTGATAGAGATGCCAATGATTTTGATTACCATGAACGTGACCGTAGTGACCGTGATCATCgccaccaccaccgccaccgTTCAGAATCCTCATCCAAAGCTGTATCTGAGACTACCACTAAACCCCCTTCTACAACAGTAACAGACCGAAAGCAAAAAGTTAGCGTGTTCTCTCGCATTAGCTTTCCTGCAGAAGGAGAACCCACCAGTAAGAAGCGCAAGGTATCATCCTCTAGTGAAGCAGCACCAgcaaccactggtggtggcggCCCTTTGTCTTCTACACATCACAAGTCATCGTCACCAGTTAAAAATGGCTATTATGATGACTACAAGTCATCTTCTGTGAAGACCAGAAAGAGCAGTAGCAGTGTTGCTGCCACGGCCACCATGGACTACGAGTCCAGTGATGATGACAGGCACTTCAAGAGGAAACCCTCTAGGTATGAGCCATCACCTCCTCCTCCAGCAGAGTGGGAGGAGGATGTTAAGCATTCAAGAAGAGATAAGGACCGGAAGCATAGATAA